Proteins encoded in a region of the Cyanobacteria bacterium GSL.Bin1 genome:
- a CDS encoding amino acid adenylation domain-containing protein: protein MLQNSLNNQPDLDNLTDSSRETVFVFPTSFAQERLWFLEQLEAGSAVYNIPAAVRLSGQLDVTALEKSFNEILKRHEALRTSFASHPHGDPSQGITEGEPVQLIATNATLKIPIIDLQGQPKAEREEEAIRRAKEQGQQKFDLTQIPLLRVTLFQLDQQDYLLVLIMHHIISDAWSMGNLIQEMSVLYPAFSQGKASPLPQLPIQYADFAVWQRQQLQPGEVLAEQLNYWQQQLGGELPVLELPTDYTRPPVQTFRGAKQSLTLPHLLSEKLKRLSQQQGTTLYMTLLTAFKVLLHRYSGQTDLLVGSPIANRNRSEIENLIGFFVNTFVLRTNLSGNPNFLQLLDQVKQVTLEAYANQDLPFEKLVEALQPERSLSHAPLFQAMFVFQNASTEEFALPGLRLHSLELDNETAKFDLTLSVEEREGRLKATLDYSTDLFQETTINRMLCHFQTLLDGVVAHPTQLIADLPLLTSAERHQLLVAWNHTEVNYPQNQCIHQLFEEQVEQTPSAIALVLEGQHLTYRELNARANQLAHYLQQLGVGPEGLIGICLERSVELIVAMLGILKTGAAYLPLDPSYPQQHLDLILDDANVSILLTQQTLLQTVSQNTTTKMIDWDKDWQTIAQNSVHNPINTHQDTHLAYIIYTSGSTGRPKGVMVTHKALCNHMHWMRDQFGFQEKDCILQKTPFNFDASVWEFYAPLMTGARLVLAQPKKHQDSTYLIHLIQQEEVNIIQFVPSQLRVLSENSELPNCHSLKLVFSGGEPLTTELKAKILNSLNVSFYNLYGPTETTIDTTAYHCQGQSNDDQGLEPIGRPISNVTLYLLDTNLKPVPTGITGELYIGGAGLARGYRNRPELTAERFIPNPFSEIAGSRLYKTGDLARYLPNGHLKFISRSDNQVKIRGFRIEIGEIQTQLNQHPEVQETAVIVKENNSSQKQLIAYVVPHNAKTFFPRKLRTFLKEKLPDYMVPALFIALEQLPLTSNGKLDRNALPEPQVTRNSVESHYTAPQTHIEKQLATIWSQFLNINVDHIGIHDNFFELGGDSILSIQIVAKARKEGLQLTPKQLFQHQTVAQLATVVEVTKSPQAKQGIVTGSVPLTPIQHWFFEQNLPNSHHWNQAVLLETKESLEPVRLDQVVQQLMQHHDALRLRFFRKAGAWEQYNADFDGVIPLTHLDLSVLPKAEQKAAIEQAATCLQESLNLTQGPLLRIAQFNLGANQSNRLLIVIHHLAVDGVSWRILLDDFQTLYQQLQNHETLQLPEKTTSFQQWSQSLQTYAHSEKMQKELDYWVKTLSGVKTSSLPIDYASWDNTEESAQTISVALSQQDTESLLREVPSKYRTQINEILLTAFVQTFAQVMDMPSLLVNLEGHGREEIMESIDQELQQGRKLDSDQCYDLSRTVGWFTSIFPAYLDVAGVSNLGEAITTVKEQLRQIPNHGIGYGLLRYLGAKEVIEQLQVFPQPEVSFNYLGQFDQTLTESSLLQPAYEWKGWDRSLQGQRSHLIDVNGLIVGKQLQLNWTFSRAIHKQTTIENLAQGFIETLRSLIQHCQSLDSLIYTPSDFPLAKLSQNVLDQLSAGEKEIEDIYNLSHGQKGVLFHALYQQNLGIYVSQLSCTLSGNLNLSAFKQAWQTVINRHSILRTAFIWDGLEEPLQIIYSSVQIPIEEKDWRKLSKSEQNSKLEHFLQMDKKQGFNLGEAPIMRLTLIQTNEDSYQFIWSSHHILLDGWSCSALFKEIIDGYQAFCNKTDLIQEAPFSYRNYIAWLQQKDLMQAKYFWRDLLQGLIRPTSLNKLKTNQVSFHQSHNTAEQSIQLSPTTTETLQSIIKSHKITLHSLFQGIWALLLAYYSGEKDVVFGTTVSGRSQELQGIETGIGLFINTIPVRIQLQSEESFIDLTSNIQKQQIEARQYEYTPLTEIKMQSKISNHLPLFESILVFENYPVETNAADLDTEIAVQNVNFSIKNSYPITLRVVPSDTILINFMYDHFQIQAETIQHLLNLVDLIVKEISFDPNLSINKLLGTIQNSEQDWKSSKEEKINASTFKKMKSIKRKSFTC, encoded by the coding sequence ATGTTGCAAAATTCTCTTAATAATCAACCTGATCTTGATAACTTGACTGATTCCAGTCGCGAAACTGTTTTTGTGTTTCCCACTTCGTTTGCTCAAGAACGATTGTGGTTTCTTGAACAATTAGAAGCCGGAAGTGCTGTTTATAATATTCCAGCTGCGGTTCGCTTAAGCGGTCAGCTTGACGTGACAGCCCTGGAAAAAAGTTTTAATGAAATTTTGAAACGCCACGAAGCCCTACGGACGAGTTTTGCGAGCCATCCTCATGGCGATCCCAGTCAAGGTATTACTGAGGGAGAACCTGTACAGCTCATTGCGACCAACGCGACTTTAAAAATTCCCATTATTGATTTGCAGGGACAACCCAAGGCGGAGCGAGAGGAAGAAGCAATACGGAGAGCCAAAGAACAAGGGCAACAAAAATTTGATTTAACACAAATTCCCTTACTCCGCGTGACTTTATTCCAACTGGATCAACAAGACTATCTGTTGGTTTTGATTATGCACCATATCATTTCTGATGCTTGGTCCATGGGGAACTTAATTCAGGAAATGTCTGTCCTTTACCCAGCATTTTCTCAGGGAAAAGCCTCACCGCTGCCACAGTTACCAATTCAATATGCTGATTTTGCCGTTTGGCAACGACAACAGTTACAACCGGGAGAAGTGCTGGCGGAGCAACTTAACTACTGGCAACAACAACTGGGCGGCGAACTGCCGGTTTTGGAATTACCCACCGACTATACGCGACCCCCAGTTCAGACTTTTCGAGGGGCTAAACAATCTTTAACGTTACCTCACTTACTCAGTGAGAAACTAAAAAGACTGTCGCAACAACAGGGAACCACCCTATACATGACGCTGCTGACAGCGTTTAAAGTTTTACTTCACCGCTACTCCGGACAAACCGATCTGTTAGTGGGCTCTCCCATTGCCAATCGCAATCGTAGCGAAATTGAAAATTTAATTGGCTTTTTTGTCAATACTTTCGTCTTACGAACCAATCTTTCTGGAAATCCCAATTTTCTGCAATTGCTGGATCAAGTCAAACAAGTCACCCTTGAGGCTTATGCCAATCAAGACCTACCGTTTGAAAAACTAGTGGAAGCCCTACAACCGGAACGAAGTTTAAGTCATGCCCCCTTGTTCCAAGCAATGTTTGTTTTTCAGAATGCCTCAACTGAAGAATTTGCCTTACCAGGATTAAGGTTGCACTCTCTAGAACTCGATAATGAAACAGCTAAGTTCGATCTCACCTTATCGGTGGAAGAAAGGGAAGGAAGACTGAAAGCAACCCTCGATTACAGTACAGATCTGTTTCAGGAAACAACGATCAATCGCATGCTATGTCATTTCCAAACTTTACTGGACGGTGTGGTTGCTCATCCCACTCAACTCATTGCCGATTTACCCTTGTTAACGTCAGCGGAGCGACATCAGTTGCTAGTGGCGTGGAATCATACTGAGGTTAATTATCCACAAAATCAATGTATTCATCAGTTATTTGAAGAACAAGTGGAACAAACGCCCAGCGCGATCGCGCTAGTGTTGGAAGGGCAACACCTGACCTACCGAGAACTGAATGCTAGAGCTAACCAACTCGCGCATTACTTACAGCAGTTGGGAGTGGGACCGGAAGGGCTCATCGGTATTTGTCTAGAACGTTCTGTCGAGCTTATTGTTGCAATGTTGGGCATTTTAAAAACCGGTGCAGCTTATTTACCACTCGATCCAAGTTATCCCCAACAACATCTAGATTTGATTTTGGACGATGCCAATGTCTCTATTTTGTTAACGCAACAGACGTTATTGCAAACCGTCTCTCAGAATACAACAACAAAAATGATTGATTGGGACAAGGACTGGCAAACCATTGCTCAAAATTCAGTTCATAATCCCATTAACACTCATCAAGACACCCATTTAGCTTATATCATTTATACCTCAGGCTCCACAGGGCGACCAAAAGGTGTCATGGTTACGCACAAAGCACTCTGCAACCATATGCACTGGATGCGAGACCAATTTGGTTTTCAAGAGAAAGACTGCATTTTGCAGAAAACTCCTTTTAATTTTGATGCCTCTGTTTGGGAATTTTATGCCCCTCTCATGACTGGAGCACGACTCGTTTTAGCACAGCCTAAAAAACACCAAGATAGTACTTACCTCATTCATCTTATTCAGCAGGAAGAGGTTAATATTATTCAATTTGTGCCTTCCCAGTTACGAGTGCTCAGCGAAAACTCCGAACTTCCAAATTGTCACTCGCTTAAATTGGTGTTTTCTGGTGGCGAACCTTTAACAACTGAATTGAAAGCAAAAATCTTAAATTCTTTGAATGTCAGTTTTTATAATCTTTATGGTCCCACTGAAACAACAATTGATACCACTGCTTATCACTGTCAAGGGCAAAGTAATGACGATCAAGGACTGGAACCCATTGGTCGTCCCATTTCTAATGTCACACTCTACTTATTAGATACGAACTTAAAACCAGTTCCTACCGGGATTACGGGTGAATTATATATTGGTGGTGCAGGATTAGCGCGCGGCTATCGTAATCGACCTGAATTAACTGCGGAACGCTTTATTCCTAATCCCTTTTCAGAAATAGCAGGGTCACGTTTGTATAAAACCGGTGACTTAGCCCGTTATTTACCCAACGGCCATCTGAAATTTATTAGTCGTAGTGATAATCAGGTAAAAATTCGTGGTTTTCGCATTGAAATTGGGGAAATACAAACTCAACTCAATCAACATCCTGAAGTTCAGGAAACGGCAGTCATTGTTAAAGAAAATAATTCTAGTCAAAAACAATTAATTGCTTATGTTGTCCCTCACAACGCCAAAACATTTTTCCCAAGAAAGCTACGAACTTTCTTGAAAGAAAAGCTGCCTGATTACATGGTACCTGCTTTATTTATTGCCTTAGAACAATTACCCCTCACATCTAATGGCAAGCTTGATCGGAATGCTCTTCCAGAACCTCAAGTTACAAGAAACTCTGTTGAAAGTCACTATACGGCTCCTCAAACCCACATCGAAAAACAATTAGCAACAATTTGGTCTCAGTTTCTCAATATTAATGTTGACCACATTGGTATTCACGATAACTTCTTTGAATTAGGCGGAGATTCAATTCTCAGTATTCAGATTGTTGCTAAAGCCCGTAAGGAAGGATTGCAACTGACACCGAAGCAACTGTTCCAACATCAAACCGTTGCTCAGTTGGCAACCGTAGTTGAAGTGACAAAAAGTCCTCAGGCGAAACAAGGAATAGTCACTGGTTCTGTTCCTCTCACTCCAATTCAACACTGGTTTTTTGAGCAAAACTTACCGAATTCTCATCATTGGAATCAAGCGGTTTTATTGGAAACAAAGGAATCTCTAGAGCCTGTGCGATTAGATCAAGTAGTACAACAGTTGATGCAACACCATGATGCCTTGCGCCTGCGCTTTTTCCGAAAAGCGGGAGCTTGGGAACAGTATAATGCTGACTTTGATGGTGTGATACCGTTAACGCACCTCGATTTATCCGTGCTACCAAAAGCAGAACAAAAAGCAGCGATCGAGCAAGCAGCGACTTGTTTGCAAGAGAGTCTGAACCTTACTCAAGGACCTTTGCTTCGGATTGCCCAATTTAATTTAGGCGCGAATCAATCAAACCGTTTATTGATTGTTATTCACCATCTTGCAGTCGATGGGGTTTCTTGGCGTATCTTACTTGACGATTTCCAGACGTTGTACCAGCAACTTCAAAATCATGAGACTCTCCAACTCCCTGAAAAAACAACGTCATTCCAACAATGGTCTCAATCCTTGCAAACATACGCCCACTCAGAAAAAATGCAAAAAGAGCTGGACTACTGGGTGAAAACTCTATCCGGTGTTAAGACCAGTTCATTGCCTATTGATTATGCAAGCTGGGACAATACGGAAGAATCAGCACAAACAATCTCAGTTGCCTTAAGTCAGCAAGACACCGAAAGTCTTTTACGGGAAGTTCCTAGCAAGTATCGAACTCAAATTAACGAAATTTTACTAACTGCATTTGTGCAAACGTTTGCACAAGTCATGGATATGCCCAGTTTACTCGTCAATTTGGAAGGGCATGGACGAGAAGAAATAATGGAAAGCATTGATCAGGAGTTGCAGCAGGGGCGCAAATTGGATTCTGACCAATGCTACGACTTGTCACGTACTGTGGGATGGTTTACCAGTATTTTTCCTGCCTATTTAGACGTAGCAGGTGTATCCAATTTAGGAGAAGCCATCACAACTGTCAAAGAACAACTCCGTCAAATTCCTAATCATGGCATTGGGTATGGCTTGCTTCGCTATCTTGGCGCTAAAGAAGTGATTGAACAATTGCAAGTATTTCCTCAGCCTGAAGTTAGCTTCAATTATCTTGGTCAGTTCGATCAAACCCTAACCGAATCATCTTTATTGCAACCGGCATATGAATGGAAAGGATGGGATCGAAGTTTGCAAGGTCAGCGTTCCCATTTAATTGATGTGAATGGATTAATTGTAGGAAAGCAACTGCAACTGAATTGGACTTTTAGTCGAGCCATACATAAACAAACGACGATTGAAAATTTAGCACAAGGGTTTATCGAAACGCTGCGATCGCTGATTCAGCATTGCCAATCTCTAGATTCACTTATCTATACTCCTTCCGACTTTCCATTAGCTAAACTCAGCCAAAATGTCCTAGACCAATTGTCAGCTGGGGAGAAGGAAATTGAAGATATTTATAATCTTTCTCATGGACAAAAAGGAGTTCTTTTTCATGCTCTCTACCAGCAAAATTTAGGCATTTATGTTTCTCAATTAAGTTGCACCTTGAGCGGAAATCTGAATCTGTCAGCCTTTAAACAGGCTTGGCAAACAGTGATAAATAGACATTCCATTTTACGCACTGCTTTTATTTGGGATGGTTTAGAAGAACCGTTGCAAATCATCTACTCCTCTGTCCAGATCCCAATTGAAGAAAAAGATTGGCGAAAACTTTCAAAATCTGAGCAGAATTCCAAGCTAGAACATTTCTTGCAAATGGACAAAAAGCAAGGATTTAATTTAGGTGAAGCGCCTATAATGCGTCTAACCTTAATTCAAACCAATGAAGACAGTTATCAATTTATTTGGAGTTCCCACCATATTCTGCTAGATGGTTGGTCTTGCTCTGCTCTCTTTAAGGAAATAATTGACGGGTATCAAGCATTTTGCAACAAAACAGACTTAATTCAAGAGGCACCTTTTTCCTATCGAAATTACATTGCTTGGTTACAGCAGAAAGATTTAATGCAAGCCAAATATTTCTGGCGAGATTTACTTCAAGGCTTGATCAGACCAACGTCTCTAAATAAACTGAAAACCAATCAAGTCTCCTTTCACCAAAGTCATAATACTGCTGAACAATCAATACAGCTTTCACCTACAACTACAGAAACACTTCAGTCAATCATTAAAAGTCACAAAATCACGCTTCACTCTTTGTTTCAAGGAATTTGGGCATTACTCCTTGCTTATTATAGTGGCGAAAAAGATGTTGTTTTTGGCACAACTGTATCCGGTCGTTCACAAGAGCTACAAGGAATAGAAACAGGAATTGGCTTATTTATTAATACAATTCCGGTACGAATTCAACTACAGTCTGAGGAATCTTTTATTGATCTAACAAGCAATATTCAAAAGCAACAAATTGAAGCGCGCCAATATGAATATACACCGCTCACAGAAATCAAAATGCAGAGTAAAATCTCCAACCATTTACCTTTATTTGAAAGCATTTTAGTGTTTGAAAATTATCCAGTTGAAACCAATGCTGCAGATTTAGATACTGAAATAGCTGTACAAAATGTTAATTTTTCAATCAAGAATAGTTATCCAATAACTTTAAGAGTTGTTCCCAGTGATACTATCTTAATTAATTTCATGTATGACCATTTTCAAATTCAAGCCGAAACAATACAACATCTCTTAAATCTAGTTGATTTAATCGTAAAAGAAATTTCATTCGATCCTAATCTAAGTATCAATAAATTATTAGGGACTATCCAAAACAGTGAACAAGACTGGAAAAGCTCAAAAGAAGAAAAAATAAATGCTTCGACTTTCAAAAAAATGAAATCAATTAAACGAAAAAGTTTCACTTGCTAA